The DNA region TAACTGGAAGACCGCTTTCTGTTGAGTAGGCAACTCAGCAATTGCCGATTCAAGGAGTGATTGATATTCCTTTTGCAGTAATGCCTTGTCTGCTTCTTGTTCGATATCAACACGGTCTTCAACTTCGTTGTACTGAAACAGGTCTTTGAATTTTCGTTTGCTCGTTAGCGTGAATGAAGTATTGACGGTAATTCTATACACCCACGTATAAAACTCAGAATCACCTCGAAAGTCTTTTAACTTTTCATAGACCTTCACAAACACATCCTGAGTCACATCGTCGGCTTCCTCATGCGAGCCAACAATACGCCTCGCTATCCAATAGATTTTCTTTTGGTAGCGACGTACAAGTTCATTGAAGCCATTGATGTTTCCGGCTTTGAACTCGGCGATTAACTCTGCGTCTGTGTGTTGACTCATTCCATCTGTTCGTTCATGTGCGACTCACTTACCACTGTGGCATTATTTGGTGATGACTTTCTTGATTCATTCAACAGAAAGTGAGTCGCACTTGTGTATTTGCTATTATTTAGATGGAAATGTATGGAAAAGGTTTAAGGAGGGCAAGAACAAATAATTTCCCTCTTGAG from Ignavibacteriota bacterium includes:
- a CDS encoding RNA polymerase sigma factor — protein: MSQHTDAELIAEFKAGNINGFNELVRRYQKKIYWIARRIVGSHEEADDVTQDVFVKVYEKLKDFRGDSEFYTWVYRITVNTSFTLTSKRKFKDLFQYNEVEDRVDIEQEADKALLQKEYQSLLESAIAELPTQQKAVFQLRYFDELPYQEIAKIMNRSEGAVKANYFFALNKIKTNMQKEYQL